In a single window of the uncultured Dysgonomonas sp. genome:
- a CDS encoding beta-1,6-N-acetylglucosaminyltransferase, producing MKICYLILAHNNFRHLDRLIDVLNGADCTFFIHLDKKVVSEYFPQHKNVEVIPERTDINWGGFSMVEATLALMKRGVECSPDADYYVLISGVDYPIRSKEFLYQQLEKGKEYIDIAPVPVPFKPMERYEYYFFDYDRRNLKHYNPKFLAEVLLKKLKIKRKAPFRVYAGTQWFALTRECVHYILTTVREDKRYTDFFRHTLVPDEAFFQTIIGNSPFRQNTAASLTYTDWEVAVPPATIEERHVDFLGSHIEFNDEYGQRFPYFARKFNDGSEKLLEEIQNRLWG from the coding sequence ATGAAGATTTGCTACCTAATATTAGCTCATAATAATTTCAGGCATTTAGACCGTTTGATAGATGTTCTGAATGGCGCGGATTGTACTTTTTTTATTCATTTGGATAAAAAGGTAGTGTCTGAGTATTTTCCTCAACATAAGAATGTGGAGGTAATCCCGGAACGCACTGATATCAATTGGGGCGGATTTAGTATGGTAGAAGCTACTCTGGCTCTGATGAAGCGAGGTGTAGAATGTTCTCCCGATGCAGATTATTATGTATTGATTAGTGGAGTAGATTATCCTATCCGGTCTAAGGAGTTCCTTTATCAACAGTTGGAAAAGGGAAAAGAGTATATTGATATTGCTCCTGTCCCTGTGCCGTTCAAGCCGATGGAGCGCTATGAATATTATTTCTTCGATTACGATCGTCGTAACCTGAAGCATTATAATCCTAAATTTCTTGCCGAAGTATTGCTTAAAAAGCTGAAAATAAAAAGAAAAGCACCTTTCAGGGTGTATGCCGGTACACAATGGTTTGCCCTTACCCGCGAGTGTGTACACTATATTTTGACGACAGTAAGGGAGGATAAGCGATATACAGACTTCTTCCGTCATACATTAGTTCCTGACGAGGCTTTTTTTCAGACAATTATCGGGAATTCTCCGTTTCGGCAAAATACAGCCGCAAGCCTTACTTATACAGATTGGGAGGTTGCTGTTCCTCCGGCCACAATAGAAGAGCGTCATGTTGACTTTCTGGGAAGCCATATCGAGTTCAATGATGAATACGGGCAGCGATTTCCTTATTTTGCACGGAAGTTTAATGACGGCAGTGAAAAATTGCTGGAAGAGATACAAAACAGGTTGTGGGGATAA
- a CDS encoding 2-amino-4-hydroxy-6-hydroxymethyldihydropteridine diphosphokinase — translation MNKALLSIGTNEDRESNLSLCHQFLNNIFTDISYSDTSVTMPYGTTYNNDFLNQLAVIYTDRDKDEVIRLLKSIEKDMGRNEADKKNGIVKIDIDLVIWNNNVLKPEDFTRSYIADLLASLDK, via the coding sequence ATGAACAAAGCATTACTCAGCATCGGTACAAACGAAGACCGGGAATCGAATTTAAGCCTGTGCCATCAGTTTCTGAATAATATATTTACAGATATATCTTATTCCGATACCTCTGTCACCATGCCATACGGTACAACTTACAATAACGATTTCCTGAACCAGCTTGCCGTTATCTACACAGATAGGGACAAGGACGAAGTTATCCGCTTATTGAAATCTATAGAAAAGGATATGGGGAGAAACGAAGCTGATAAAAAAAACGGAATCGTGAAAATAGACATCGACCTTGTAATATGGAACAATAATGTGTTGAAACCGGAAGATTTCACCCGAAGCTATATTGCAGACCTGCTTGCCAGTTTGGATAAATGA